One Ricinus communis isolate WT05 ecotype wild-type chromosome 7, ASM1957865v1, whole genome shotgun sequence genomic region harbors:
- the LOC8267046 gene encoding GPI ethanolamine phosphate transferase 2 isoform X6, with the protein MAETMSCFKLTVLTLSAVFIQMIGLSLFVFGFFPVKPALSGISSRESFYAPHCDSVVDNQTETDLKSLYKELSQIPPSFDRLIFMVIDGLPAEFVLGKDGKPPQKDLIEAMPYTQSLLNSGMAIGYHAEAAPPTVTMPRLKAMVSGAIGGFLDVAFNFNTQALLDDNLLGQFFRIGWKMIMFGDETWLKLFPGLFVRYDGVSSFFVKDTVQVDQNVSRHLEDELSRDDWDLLILHYLGLDHVGHIGGRSSFLMGPKLMEMDGVVKMIHSSTIQTNNDNQGRTLLVVVSDHGMTESGNHGGSSYEETDSLALFVGLQNSVSDYASATHNSVHQVDIAPTLALLFGVPIPKNNVGVLISGTFDALTDDQKLRALELNSWQLLRLLEAQLPGLSCEKFPCNCFSDGLGFGTGECSVSMERILCCLYTKAANLHNSWKFKKEYGSKSRDDFRSTYAAYHEFLKTASEWLSRSVTDKPVSSLAVGVVAMTLSSLLLLGIIICMSREVYPGEKQQLSKSSNSKYRWCLDEAFILGAVLILVMSMGSSSLVEEEQYIWSFLISTSYLLLLRKTVQFLPGSSEGVLYFKGCYERTNFQLFSIFLLLISGRILRGWHQGGVNWTHLPDISKWLEQVGSDTIRLIQLVSGLLVVSLGLFALCLFRSKRKIVQVVGFCFLISGLLVLWHIMEYQDNYVSSSYRATILAQIIYTFLGIATIGTFAALPWIMPIWNSSTCSRHNMNSSNLVSTNIQDKSPFLEFKDASYLIGLAYMLCWCLLQLLLQQPINSMPVFLLLMQILASMLYYSYSGPQNKEWLEVALLCYLGMAGHFSLGNSNTLATIDVAGAFIVTLTFLL; encoded by the exons atgGCCGAAACGATGTCGTGTTTTAAATTAACAGTGTTGACACTATCCGCTGTTTTCATTCAAATGATCGGTCTCTCTCTCTTCGTCTTCGGCTTCTTCCCCGTTAAACCCGCTCTTTCAGGCATCAG CAGTCGAGAGAGCTTTTACGCACCGCATTGCGATTCTGTCGTCGATAATCAAACTGAGACAGACCTCAAATCATTATACAag GAGCTCTCTCAAATCCCCCCTTCATTTGACAGGCTAATTTTTATG gTTATTGATGGTCTTCCAGCTGAATTTGTGCTTGGGAAGGATGGCAAGCCTCCGCAGAAGGATTTGATTGAAGCAATGCCTTATACTCAGTCATTGCTAAATAGTGGAATGGCTATTGGTTACCATGCCGAGGCTGCTCCTCCTACTGTTACTATGCCTCGCTTGAAG GCTATGGTTTCTGGTGCAATTGGAGGTTTCTTGGATGTGgctttcaattttaatacaCAGGCTTTATTGGATGATAATCTTCTTG GGCAGTTTTTTAGAATTGGTTGGAAAATGATCATGTTTGGTGACGAGACATGGCTTAAGTTGTTTCCTGGATTATTTGTTAGATATGATGGAGTTAGCAGTTTTTTT GTTAAAGACACAGTACAAGTAGATCAGAATGTATCCCGCCATTTAGAGGATGAACTTAGCAGAGATGACTGGGATCTTCTG ATTCTTCATTATCTAGGCTTAGATCATGTTGGACATATTGGTGGGCGCAGCAG TTTCTTGATGGGCCCAAAACTTATGGAGATGGATGGAGTGGTGAAGATGATTCATTCAAGTACTATTCAGACGAATAATGATAATCAAGGACGGACACTTTTG GTAGTAGTAAGCGATCATGGCATGACTGAGAGTGGTAATCATGGGGGCTCTTCATACGAAGAAACTGATTCTTTAGCTCTTTTTGTTGGCCTGCAAAACAGTGTCTCTGATTATGCATCGGCTACACATAATTCTGTTCACCAG GTGGACATTGCTCCAACATTAGCTCTTCTATTTGGTGTTCCAATTCCTAAGAACAATGTCGGTGTCTTAATTTCTGGAACTTTTGATGCTTTGACAG ATGATCAAAAGCTGAGGGCACTGGAATTGAATTCCTGGCAGTTACTCAGATTATTGGAAGCACAATTACCTGGTTTATCATGTGAAAAATTTCCGTGCAATTGCTTTAGTGATGGTCTGGGGTTTGGAACTGGGGAATGCAGCGTCAGCATGGAGAGGATACTTTGTTGTTTATATACGAAAGCTGCAAATTTGCACAACTCCTGGAAGTTCAAGAAAGAATATGG GTCCAAAAGCAGGGATGATTTTAGGAGCACTTATGCAGCATATCATGAGTTTCTGAAAACTGCAAGTGAGTGGTTATCACGCAGTGTCACTGAT AAACCAGTTTCCTCACTTGCTGTTGGGGTTGTGGCAATGACCCTATCAtctctattattattaggCATCATAATTTGCATGAGCAGGGAAGTTTACCCTGGGGAGAAGCAACAGCTTTCTAAATCGAGCAACAGCAAGTATAGATGGTGCTTAGATGAGGCCTTTATATTGGGTGCTGTTTTGATCCTTGTTATGAGTATGGGTTCGAGTTCTCTGGTAGAGGAAGAGCAATATATTTGGAGTTTTCTGATATCCACATCATATCTGTTATTACTCCGAAAGACAGTACAGTTTCTTCCTGGGAGCAGTGAAggtgttttatattttaagggATGCTATGAAAGAACTAATTTTCAACTGTTTTCCATATTCTTGCTTCTTATCTCTGGGCGGATTTTGAGGGGTTGGCATCAGGGTGGTGTTAACTGGACACATCTTCCAGACATTTCAAAGTGGCTTGAACAGGTTGGGAGTGATACTATAAGATTAATTCAACTGGTCTCAGGCCTCTTAGTGGTCAGTTTAGGCTTATTTGCTTTATGTCTGTTTAGATCGAAGAGAAAAATTGTTCAAGTGGTTGGATTTTGCTTTTTGATATCTGGATTGCTGGTTTTATGGCATATTATGGAGTACCAAGATAACTATGTATCATCCAGTTACCGTGCTACCATATTGGCTCAGATTATCTATACATTTCTGGGTATTGCCACAATTGGCACTTTTGCAGCCTTACCATGGATTATGCCAATTTGGAATTCTAGTACATGTTCAAGGCACAATATGAACTCATCTAATTTAGTTTCCACTAACATTCAAGACAAGTCCCCTTTTTTGGAGTTTAAAGACGCGTCATATTTAATTGGGTTGGCATACATGTTATGTTGGTGTCTTTTACAACTGTTGCTCCAACAACCAATCAATTCAATGCCTGTCTTTTTGCTTCTAATGCAAATCTTGGCCAGCATGTTGTATTATTCCTACAGTGGTCCACAAAACAAGGAATGGCTTGAG GTTGCTTTACTATGCTATTTGGGAATGGCAGGACATTTTTCTCTAGGGAACAGCAATACCTTGGCCACTATAGATGTTGCTGGAGCTTTTATTGTAACACTCACTTTCCTGCTATAg
- the LOC8267046 gene encoding GPI ethanolamine phosphate transferase 2 isoform X7 — protein sequence MAETMSCFKLTVLTLSAVFIQMIGLSLFVFGFFPVKPALSGISSRESFYAPHCDSVVDNQTETDLKSLYKELSQIPPSFDRLIFMVIDGLPAEFVLGKDGKPPQKDLIEAMPYTQSLLNSGMAIGYHAEAAPPTVTMPRLKAMVSGAIGGFLDVAFNFNTQALLDDNLLGQFFRIGWKMIMFGDETWLKLFPGLFVRYDGVSSFFVKDTVQVDQNVSRHLEDELSRDDWDLLILHYLGLDHVGHIGGRSSFLMGPKLMEMDGVVKMIHSSTIQTNNDNQGRTLLVVVSDHGMTESGNHGGSSYEETDSLALFVGLQNSVSDYASATHNSVHQVDIAPTLALLFGVPIPKNNVGVLISGTFDALTDDQKLRALELNSWQLLRLLEAQLPGLSCEKFPCNCFSDGLGFGTGECSVSMERILCCLYTKAANLHNSWKFKKEYGSKSRDDFRSTYAAYHEFLKTASEWLSRSVTDKPVSSLAVGVVAMTLSSLLLLGIIICMSREVYPGEKQQLSKSSNSKYRWCLDEAFILGAVLILVMSMGSSSLVEEEQYIWSFLISTSYLLLLRKTVQFLPGSSEGVLYFKGCYERTNFQLFSIFLLLISGRILRGWHQGGVNWTHLPDISKWLEQVGSDTIRLIQLVSGLLVVSLGLFALCLFRSKRKIVQVVGFCFLISGLLVLWHIMEYQDNYVSSSYRATILAQIIYTFLGIATIGTFAALPWIMPIWNSSTCSRHNMNSSNLVSTNIQDKSPFLEFKDASYLIGLAYMLCWCLLQLLLQQPINSMPVFLLLMQILASMLYYSYSGPQNKEWLEVALLCYLGMAGHFSLGNSNTLATIDVAGAFIVTLTFLL from the exons atgGCCGAAACGATGTCGTGTTTTAAATTAACAGTGTTGACACTATCCGCTGTTTTCATTCAAATGATCGGTCTCTCTCTCTTCGTCTTCGGCTTCTTCCCCGTTAAACCCGCTCTTTCAGGCATCAG CAGTCGAGAGAGCTTTTACGCACCGCATTGCGATTCTGTCGTCGATAATCAAACTGAGACAGACCTCAAATCATTATACAag GAGCTCTCTCAAATCCCCCCTTCATTTGACAGGCTAATTTTTATG gTTATTGATGGTCTTCCAGCTGAATTTGTGCTTGGGAAGGATGGCAAGCCTCCGCAGAAGGATTTGATTGAAGCAATGCCTTATACTCAGTCATTGCTAAATAGTGGAATGGCTATTGGTTACCATGCCGAGGCTGCTCCTCCTACTGTTACTATGCCTCGCTTGAAG GCTATGGTTTCTGGTGCAATTGGAGGTTTCTTGGATGTGgctttcaattttaatacaCAGGCTTTATTGGATGATAATCTTCTTG GGCAGTTTTTTAGAATTGGTTGGAAAATGATCATGTTTGGTGACGAGACATGGCTTAAGTTGTTTCCTGGATTATTTGTTAGATATGATGGAGTTAGCAGTTTTTTT GTTAAAGACACAGTACAAGTAGATCAGAATGTATCCCGCCATTTAGAGGATGAACTTAGCAGAGATGACTGGGATCTTCTG ATTCTTCATTATCTAGGCTTAGATCATGTTGGACATATTGGTGGGCGCAGCAG TTTCTTGATGGGCCCAAAACTTATGGAGATGGATGGAGTGGTGAAGATGATTCATTCAAGTACTATTCAGACGAATAATGATAATCAAGGACGGACACTTTTG GTAGTAGTAAGCGATCATGGCATGACTGAGAGTGGTAATCATGGGGGCTCTTCATACGAAGAAACTGATTCTTTAGCTCTTTTTGTTGGCCTGCAAAACAGTGTCTCTGATTATGCATCGGCTACACATAATTCTGTTCACCAG GTGGACATTGCTCCAACATTAGCTCTTCTATTTGGTGTTCCAATTCCTAAGAACAATGTCGGTGTCTTAATTTCTGGAACTTTTGATGCTTTGACAG ATGATCAAAAGCTGAGGGCACTGGAATTGAATTCCTGGCAGTTACTCAGATTATTGGAAGCACAATTACCTGGTTTATCATGTGAAAAATTTCCGTGCAATTGCTTTAGTGATGGTCTGGGGTTTGGAACTGGGGAATGCAGCGTCAGCATGGAGAGGATACTTTGTTGTTTATATACGAAAGCTGCAAATTTGCACAACTCCTGGAAGTTCAAGAAAGAATATGG GTCCAAAAGCAGGGATGATTTTAGGAGCACTTATGCAGCATATCATGAGTTTCTGAAAACTGCAAGTGAGTGGTTATCACGCAGTGTCACTGAT AAACCAGTTTCCTCACTTGCTGTTGGGGTTGTGGCAATGACCCTATCAtctctattattattaggCATCATAATTTGCATGAGCAGGGAAGTTTACCCTGGGGAGAAGCAACAGCTTTCTAAATCGAGCAACAGCAAGTATAGATGGTGCTTAGATGAGGCCTTTATATTGGGTGCTGTTTTGATCCTTGTTATGAGTATGGGTTCGAGTTCTCTGGTAGAGGAAGAGCAATATATTTGGAGTTTTCTGATATCCACATCATATCTGTTATTACTCCGAAAGACAGTACAGTTTCTTCCTGGGAGCAGTGAAggtgttttatattttaagggATGCTATGAAAGAACTAATTTTCAACTGTTTTCCATATTCTTGCTTCTTATCTCTGGGCGGATTTTGAGGGGTTGGCATCAGGGTGGTGTTAACTGGACACATCTTCCAGACATTTCAAAGTGGCTTGAACAGGTTGGGAGTGATACTATAAGATTAATTCAACTGGTCTCAGGCCTCTTAGTGGTCAGTTTAGGCTTATTTGCTTTATGTCTGTTTAGATCGAAGAGAAAAATTGTTCAAGTGGTTGGATTTTGCTTTTTGATATCTGGATTGCTGGTTTTATGGCATATTATGGAGTACCAAGATAACTATGTATCATCCAGTTACCGTGCTACCATATTGGCTCAGATTATCTATACATTTCTGGGTATTGCCACAATTGGCACTTTTGCAGCCTTACCATGGATTATGCCAATTTGGAATTCTAGTACATGTTCAAGGCACAATATGAACTCATCTAATTTAGTTTCCACTAACATTCAAGACAAGTCCCCTTTTTTGGAGTTTAAAGACGCGTCATATTTAATTGGGTTGGCATACATGTTATGTTGGTGTCTTTTACAACTGTTGCTCCAACAACCAATCAATTCAATGCCTGTCTTTTTGCTTCTAATGCAAATCTTGGCCAGCATGTTGTATTATTCCTACAGTGGTCCACAAAACAAGGAATGGCTTGAG GTTGCTTTACTATGCTATTTGGGAATGGCAGGACATTTTTCTCTAGGGAACAGCAATACCTTGGCCACTATAGATGTTGCTGGAGCTTTTATTGTAACACTCACTTTCCTGCTATA G
- the LOC8267046 gene encoding GPI ethanolamine phosphate transferase 2 isoform X4: protein MVIDGLPAEFVLGKDGKPPQKDLIEAMPYTQSLLNSGMAIGYHAEAAPPTVTMPRLKAMVSGAIGGFLDVAFNFNTQALLDDNLLGQFFRIGWKMIMFGDETWLKLFPGLFVRYDGVSSFFVKDTVQVDQNVSRHLEDELSRDDWDLLILHYLGLDHVGHIGGRSSFLMGPKLMEMDGVVKMIHSSTIQTNNDNQGRTLLVVVSDHGMTESGNHGGSSYEETDSLALFVGLQNSVSDYASATHNSVHQVDIAPTLALLFGVPIPKNNVGVLISGTFDALTDDQKLRALELNSWQLLRLLEAQLPGLSCEKFPCNCFSDGLGFGTGECSVSMERILCCLYTKAANLHNSWKFKKEYGSKSRDDFRSTYAAYHEFLKTASEWLSRSVTDKPVSSLAVGVVAMTLSSLLLLGIIICMSREVYPGEKQQLSKSSNSKYRWCLDEAFILGAVLILVMSMGSSSLVEEEQYIWSFLISTSYLLLLRKTVQFLPGSSEGVLYFKGCYERTNFQLFSIFLLLISGRILRGWHQGGVNWTHLPDISKWLEQVGSDTIRLIQLVSGLLVVSLGLFALCLFRSKRKIVQVVGFCFLISGLLVLWHIMEYQDNYVSSSYRATILAQIIYTFLGIATIGTFAALPWIMPIWNSSTCSRHNMNSSNLVSTNIQDKSPFLEFKDASYLIGLAYMLCWCLLQLLLQQPINSMPVFLLLMQILASMLYYSYSGPQNKEWLEVALLCYLGMAGHFSLGNSNTLATIDVAGAFIGLSSHSTLLSGILMFIITYASPMLVLLSMVMYISVKDTSYAVTIQSVDLGQFLKAMLVFPCLIPLGLNSILLTAYTIVLLLMRNHLFVWSVFSPKYLYVCATTICIYIGVFVVAATEVYIYMVLTLRRKI, encoded by the exons ATG gTTATTGATGGTCTTCCAGCTGAATTTGTGCTTGGGAAGGATGGCAAGCCTCCGCAGAAGGATTTGATTGAAGCAATGCCTTATACTCAGTCATTGCTAAATAGTGGAATGGCTATTGGTTACCATGCCGAGGCTGCTCCTCCTACTGTTACTATGCCTCGCTTGAAG GCTATGGTTTCTGGTGCAATTGGAGGTTTCTTGGATGTGgctttcaattttaatacaCAGGCTTTATTGGATGATAATCTTCTTG GGCAGTTTTTTAGAATTGGTTGGAAAATGATCATGTTTGGTGACGAGACATGGCTTAAGTTGTTTCCTGGATTATTTGTTAGATATGATGGAGTTAGCAGTTTTTTT GTTAAAGACACAGTACAAGTAGATCAGAATGTATCCCGCCATTTAGAGGATGAACTTAGCAGAGATGACTGGGATCTTCTG ATTCTTCATTATCTAGGCTTAGATCATGTTGGACATATTGGTGGGCGCAGCAG TTTCTTGATGGGCCCAAAACTTATGGAGATGGATGGAGTGGTGAAGATGATTCATTCAAGTACTATTCAGACGAATAATGATAATCAAGGACGGACACTTTTG GTAGTAGTAAGCGATCATGGCATGACTGAGAGTGGTAATCATGGGGGCTCTTCATACGAAGAAACTGATTCTTTAGCTCTTTTTGTTGGCCTGCAAAACAGTGTCTCTGATTATGCATCGGCTACACATAATTCTGTTCACCAG GTGGACATTGCTCCAACATTAGCTCTTCTATTTGGTGTTCCAATTCCTAAGAACAATGTCGGTGTCTTAATTTCTGGAACTTTTGATGCTTTGACAG ATGATCAAAAGCTGAGGGCACTGGAATTGAATTCCTGGCAGTTACTCAGATTATTGGAAGCACAATTACCTGGTTTATCATGTGAAAAATTTCCGTGCAATTGCTTTAGTGATGGTCTGGGGTTTGGAACTGGGGAATGCAGCGTCAGCATGGAGAGGATACTTTGTTGTTTATATACGAAAGCTGCAAATTTGCACAACTCCTGGAAGTTCAAGAAAGAATATGG GTCCAAAAGCAGGGATGATTTTAGGAGCACTTATGCAGCATATCATGAGTTTCTGAAAACTGCAAGTGAGTGGTTATCACGCAGTGTCACTGAT AAACCAGTTTCCTCACTTGCTGTTGGGGTTGTGGCAATGACCCTATCAtctctattattattaggCATCATAATTTGCATGAGCAGGGAAGTTTACCCTGGGGAGAAGCAACAGCTTTCTAAATCGAGCAACAGCAAGTATAGATGGTGCTTAGATGAGGCCTTTATATTGGGTGCTGTTTTGATCCTTGTTATGAGTATGGGTTCGAGTTCTCTGGTAGAGGAAGAGCAATATATTTGGAGTTTTCTGATATCCACATCATATCTGTTATTACTCCGAAAGACAGTACAGTTTCTTCCTGGGAGCAGTGAAggtgttttatattttaagggATGCTATGAAAGAACTAATTTTCAACTGTTTTCCATATTCTTGCTTCTTATCTCTGGGCGGATTTTGAGGGGTTGGCATCAGGGTGGTGTTAACTGGACACATCTTCCAGACATTTCAAAGTGGCTTGAACAGGTTGGGAGTGATACTATAAGATTAATTCAACTGGTCTCAGGCCTCTTAGTGGTCAGTTTAGGCTTATTTGCTTTATGTCTGTTTAGATCGAAGAGAAAAATTGTTCAAGTGGTTGGATTTTGCTTTTTGATATCTGGATTGCTGGTTTTATGGCATATTATGGAGTACCAAGATAACTATGTATCATCCAGTTACCGTGCTACCATATTGGCTCAGATTATCTATACATTTCTGGGTATTGCCACAATTGGCACTTTTGCAGCCTTACCATGGATTATGCCAATTTGGAATTCTAGTACATGTTCAAGGCACAATATGAACTCATCTAATTTAGTTTCCACTAACATTCAAGACAAGTCCCCTTTTTTGGAGTTTAAAGACGCGTCATATTTAATTGGGTTGGCATACATGTTATGTTGGTGTCTTTTACAACTGTTGCTCCAACAACCAATCAATTCAATGCCTGTCTTTTTGCTTCTAATGCAAATCTTGGCCAGCATGTTGTATTATTCCTACAGTGGTCCACAAAACAAGGAATGGCTTGAG GTTGCTTTACTATGCTATTTGGGAATGGCAGGACATTTTTCTCTAGGGAACAGCAATACCTTGGCCACTATAGATGTTGCTGGAGCTTTTATT GGCCTCTCAAGTCACTCCACATTACTTTCTGGCATTTTGATGTTCATAATCACCTATGCATCCCCCATGCTAGTTCTTCTTAGCATGGTGATGTACATATCTGTGAAGGACACAAGCTATGCTGTAACTATCCAGAGTGTAGATTTGGGGCAATTTTTAAAAGCGATGCTCGTCTTTCCCTGCCTAATTCCACTGGGTTTGAATTCCATTTTGTTGACTGCATATACCATAGTGTTGCTCCTAATGAGGAACCATTTGTTTGTTTGGAGCGTCTTCTCTCCAAA GTACTTGTATGTGTGCGCAACAACTATTTGCATCTACATTGGGGTTTTTGTGGTGGCTGCAACTGaggtctatatatatatggtgcTTACACTACGGAGAAAAATCTAG
- the LOC8267046 gene encoding GPI ethanolamine phosphate transferase 2 isoform X5 has translation MPYTQSLLNSGMAIGYHAEAAPPTVTMPRLKAMVSGAIGGFLDVAFNFNTQALLDDNLLGQFFRIGWKMIMFGDETWLKLFPGLFVRYDGVSSFFVKDTVQVDQNVSRHLEDELSRDDWDLLILHYLGLDHVGHIGGRSSFLMGPKLMEMDGVVKMIHSSTIQTNNDNQGRTLLVVVSDHGMTESGNHGGSSYEETDSLALFVGLQNSVSDYASATHNSVHQVDIAPTLALLFGVPIPKNNVGVLISGTFDALTDDQKLRALELNSWQLLRLLEAQLPGLSCEKFPCNCFSDGLGFGTGECSVSMERILCCLYTKAANLHNSWKFKKEYGSKSRDDFRSTYAAYHEFLKTASEWLSRSVTDKPVSSLAVGVVAMTLSSLLLLGIIICMSREVYPGEKQQLSKSSNSKYRWCLDEAFILGAVLILVMSMGSSSLVEEEQYIWSFLISTSYLLLLRKTVQFLPGSSEGVLYFKGCYERTNFQLFSIFLLLISGRILRGWHQGGVNWTHLPDISKWLEQVGSDTIRLIQLVSGLLVVSLGLFALCLFRSKRKIVQVVGFCFLISGLLVLWHIMEYQDNYVSSSYRATILAQIIYTFLGIATIGTFAALPWIMPIWNSSTCSRHNMNSSNLVSTNIQDKSPFLEFKDASYLIGLAYMLCWCLLQLLLQQPINSMPVFLLLMQILASMLYYSYSGPQNKEWLEVALLCYLGMAGHFSLGNSNTLATIDVAGAFIGLSSHSTLLSGILMFIITYASPMLVLLSMVMYISVKDTSYAVTIQSVDLGQFLKAMLVFPCLIPLGLNSILLTAYTIVLLLMRNHLFVWSVFSPKYLYVCATTICIYIGVFVVAATEVYIYMVLTLRRKI, from the exons ATGCCTTATACTCAGTCATTGCTAAATAGTGGAATGGCTATTGGTTACCATGCCGAGGCTGCTCCTCCTACTGTTACTATGCCTCGCTTGAAG GCTATGGTTTCTGGTGCAATTGGAGGTTTCTTGGATGTGgctttcaattttaatacaCAGGCTTTATTGGATGATAATCTTCTTG GGCAGTTTTTTAGAATTGGTTGGAAAATGATCATGTTTGGTGACGAGACATGGCTTAAGTTGTTTCCTGGATTATTTGTTAGATATGATGGAGTTAGCAGTTTTTTT GTTAAAGACACAGTACAAGTAGATCAGAATGTATCCCGCCATTTAGAGGATGAACTTAGCAGAGATGACTGGGATCTTCTG ATTCTTCATTATCTAGGCTTAGATCATGTTGGACATATTGGTGGGCGCAGCAG TTTCTTGATGGGCCCAAAACTTATGGAGATGGATGGAGTGGTGAAGATGATTCATTCAAGTACTATTCAGACGAATAATGATAATCAAGGACGGACACTTTTG GTAGTAGTAAGCGATCATGGCATGACTGAGAGTGGTAATCATGGGGGCTCTTCATACGAAGAAACTGATTCTTTAGCTCTTTTTGTTGGCCTGCAAAACAGTGTCTCTGATTATGCATCGGCTACACATAATTCTGTTCACCAG GTGGACATTGCTCCAACATTAGCTCTTCTATTTGGTGTTCCAATTCCTAAGAACAATGTCGGTGTCTTAATTTCTGGAACTTTTGATGCTTTGACAG ATGATCAAAAGCTGAGGGCACTGGAATTGAATTCCTGGCAGTTACTCAGATTATTGGAAGCACAATTACCTGGTTTATCATGTGAAAAATTTCCGTGCAATTGCTTTAGTGATGGTCTGGGGTTTGGAACTGGGGAATGCAGCGTCAGCATGGAGAGGATACTTTGTTGTTTATATACGAAAGCTGCAAATTTGCACAACTCCTGGAAGTTCAAGAAAGAATATGG GTCCAAAAGCAGGGATGATTTTAGGAGCACTTATGCAGCATATCATGAGTTTCTGAAAACTGCAAGTGAGTGGTTATCACGCAGTGTCACTGAT AAACCAGTTTCCTCACTTGCTGTTGGGGTTGTGGCAATGACCCTATCAtctctattattattaggCATCATAATTTGCATGAGCAGGGAAGTTTACCCTGGGGAGAAGCAACAGCTTTCTAAATCGAGCAACAGCAAGTATAGATGGTGCTTAGATGAGGCCTTTATATTGGGTGCTGTTTTGATCCTTGTTATGAGTATGGGTTCGAGTTCTCTGGTAGAGGAAGAGCAATATATTTGGAGTTTTCTGATATCCACATCATATCTGTTATTACTCCGAAAGACAGTACAGTTTCTTCCTGGGAGCAGTGAAggtgttttatattttaagggATGCTATGAAAGAACTAATTTTCAACTGTTTTCCATATTCTTGCTTCTTATCTCTGGGCGGATTTTGAGGGGTTGGCATCAGGGTGGTGTTAACTGGACACATCTTCCAGACATTTCAAAGTGGCTTGAACAGGTTGGGAGTGATACTATAAGATTAATTCAACTGGTCTCAGGCCTCTTAGTGGTCAGTTTAGGCTTATTTGCTTTATGTCTGTTTAGATCGAAGAGAAAAATTGTTCAAGTGGTTGGATTTTGCTTTTTGATATCTGGATTGCTGGTTTTATGGCATATTATGGAGTACCAAGATAACTATGTATCATCCAGTTACCGTGCTACCATATTGGCTCAGATTATCTATACATTTCTGGGTATTGCCACAATTGGCACTTTTGCAGCCTTACCATGGATTATGCCAATTTGGAATTCTAGTACATGTTCAAGGCACAATATGAACTCATCTAATTTAGTTTCCACTAACATTCAAGACAAGTCCCCTTTTTTGGAGTTTAAAGACGCGTCATATTTAATTGGGTTGGCATACATGTTATGTTGGTGTCTTTTACAACTGTTGCTCCAACAACCAATCAATTCAATGCCTGTCTTTTTGCTTCTAATGCAAATCTTGGCCAGCATGTTGTATTATTCCTACAGTGGTCCACAAAACAAGGAATGGCTTGAG GTTGCTTTACTATGCTATTTGGGAATGGCAGGACATTTTTCTCTAGGGAACAGCAATACCTTGGCCACTATAGATGTTGCTGGAGCTTTTATT GGCCTCTCAAGTCACTCCACATTACTTTCTGGCATTTTGATGTTCATAATCACCTATGCATCCCCCATGCTAGTTCTTCTTAGCATGGTGATGTACATATCTGTGAAGGACACAAGCTATGCTGTAACTATCCAGAGTGTAGATTTGGGGCAATTTTTAAAAGCGATGCTCGTCTTTCCCTGCCTAATTCCACTGGGTTTGAATTCCATTTTGTTGACTGCATATACCATAGTGTTGCTCCTAATGAGGAACCATTTGTTTGTTTGGAGCGTCTTCTCTCCAAA GTACTTGTATGTGTGCGCAACAACTATTTGCATCTACATTGGGGTTTTTGTGGTGGCTGCAACTGaggtctatatatatatggtgcTTACACTACGGAGAAAAATCTAG